One stretch of Lysobacter sp. KIS68-7 DNA includes these proteins:
- the rlmJ gene encoding 23S rRNA (adenine(2030)-N(6))-methyltransferase RlmJ, producing MNYRHAFHAGNHADVLKHVVLLAACDALLAKPAACFALDTHAGRGLYKLDAEAALRTGEAAGGVARLAGTRDPAVARYLAAIDDCRAQHGPTAYPGSPWLLAHALREQDRIACCELHPEEAAALKDALHYDARVAVHARDGYAAMKAMLPPRIGETKFGRGLVLIDPPFEAQLEEFDVALHALRDALARWPQAIYLLWYPIKLRRTLQPFYRRAKDLPAKSALVAELLVRPDDSPLRMNGSGLLVLNAPWQFDVQLQPTLRVLRHALGEDGGGAARVEWLHAPA from the coding sequence ATGAATTACCGCCACGCCTTCCACGCCGGCAACCACGCGGACGTCCTCAAGCACGTGGTCCTGCTCGCCGCGTGCGACGCGCTGCTGGCCAAGCCCGCCGCGTGCTTCGCGCTGGACACCCATGCCGGCCGCGGCTTGTACAAGCTCGACGCCGAGGCCGCATTGCGCACGGGCGAGGCCGCCGGCGGCGTCGCGCGCCTGGCGGGCACCCGGGATCCCGCGGTCGCGCGCTACCTCGCGGCCATCGACGACTGCCGTGCCCAGCATGGTCCGACCGCCTACCCCGGCTCACCCTGGTTGCTCGCGCATGCCCTGCGCGAACAGGACCGCATCGCCTGCTGCGAACTGCATCCGGAAGAAGCCGCGGCGCTGAAGGACGCGCTCCACTACGACGCGCGCGTGGCCGTGCATGCACGCGATGGCTATGCGGCGATGAAGGCCATGCTGCCGCCGCGCATCGGCGAGACGAAGTTCGGGCGCGGGTTGGTGTTGATCGATCCGCCGTTCGAGGCGCAGCTGGAAGAGTTCGATGTCGCGCTGCATGCGTTGCGCGATGCGTTGGCGCGGTGGCCGCAGGCGATCTATCTGTTGTGGTATCCGATCAAGTTGCGCCGCACGCTGCAGCCGTTCTACCGGCGGGCGAAGGATTTGCCTGCGAAGTCTGCGCTCGTTGCGGAGCTGCTCGTGCGTCCCGACGACTCACCGCTGCGCATGAACGGCAGCGGCTTGCTGGTGCTCAATGCGCCTTGGCAGTTCGATGTGCAGCTGCAACCGACGTTGCGTGTGCTCCGGCATGCGTTAGGCGAGGACGGCGGTGGTGCAGCGCGCGTGGAGTGGCTGCACGCACCCGCTTGA